The genome window AGCGTGATCGCTGAAGAGATCGCCACAAGGATCAGTATCCCCCTGTTCGCACGCAGCACACGCCAGCCCGCCTTCATGCTCTGCAGGAAACTGTCTTTCTTTTCCGCTGCCTTGCTTCCGATTCCCTTTCGTACCACCGCGGTGCTGACCACGGTCAGGAAAAACGTGCATATATCGATGATAAGCAGGAGTTTGATATCGCTGATCGTGAGCAGGAATCCGGCGATCACCGGGGAAAACAAATACCGCGCGCTGCCTGCCAGGGAGACCAGTCCGCTTGCCCTGGAATACTCTTCCCGGGTCAGCAGGTCCGTAATGGTTGCCCGGAAGGAAGGCTCCAGTAAGGCAGAAAAAAAGGAGCTGATAAAAACCCCTGTACAGATTTGGGACAGTGTCGCTCCCCCACTCATCATACAGAGCAGGATATACAGGATTCCGACAGCCGAGCATCCGTCTCCGATCATCATCAGGAGCCTTCTGTCGTACCGGTCTGCCAGGACGCCTGCCGGCACAGACAGGAGCAGTGTCGGCAGGAAGCCCAGCAGGGTAACCGCCGCCATGCTCGCGGCGCTGCCTGTCTGCCGGAAGATATAAACGCCGAGACCGAAGCTGGTCAGTCCGCCGCCGATGGATGAGATCAGTTCCCCAGACCACAGAAGCAGGAATTTACGGAAGTTTTTGCCCGTCTTCATTTAGCCCGCTCCTTATCTGATCAGTTCCCTGATGAAGCCCATTGTTCCGCTTTCCGCGCCCAGGAGCTTCTCCGTCATATCGATAAAGACTTCAATATCCCGTTCGGTAAAGCAGCCTTCGTCAAAGGTACTGCTGCTGATCACCAGCAGCATCCGGACCCGTTCGGCAATATTGTCGCAGGCAAATATTCCCTGTCCGATCCCTTCCTCAACCACTTTGGAAAGCAGCGGGACTGCCATTTCCACAATCTTTTTCCGGATTTTCTCATGCATCACGATGTTTTCCGGCTGCATCAGGGCGCCTTCGATCGGTCTTTCCTCCTGCGTTGGACGCAGTGAGGAGATCATTCCGATGATCTTCTGCGGTACCGGGATTTCCGCCTGCAGGATCCGGCCGGCCGCTTCCATCTCCTGGTCGATCATCATCCCGATCACTTCCTCGAGCATCTGCTCCTTGGTCTCAAAGTAGTAATAGTATGTCCCCTTGGCTATGTCTGCCTCTTCGATGATCTCATCCACACTGGTGTTCTCATATCCCCGGGAAATGAACATCCTGTATGCGATCTGAAGCAGTTCCTGTTTTCTTCTTTCGCCCTTTTTCATACTCACCCTCCTTGTTTTCGACCATCGGTCGGTTTTTAGTGTAATGAGCCGTTCTGCATTTGTCAAGCTAATTTTCGACTTTTAGTCGATTTTTTATCTGTCATTAATCACATTCTAAGAAGGCAGGGGGTGCCTCTCCGTTTTCTGCAGCAGAGCACTTCAGGGCATATCGCATATTGACCTCAAGTGAACTCTAAGGTTTATGATATATAAAACAATTGACGAAAGAAAAGAGGACGCCGTATGGACAGGAATACACCTTTGTACGATACATCCCTTTCAAACGAAGCCCGTGCAAAATGGCTCGTTTCCCAAATGACCGTTGAGGAAAAGTTCAGCTGGTTCTCCCTGCGTGTCCGGAACGACCGTCTCGGGATCATCGCCTCCACCTGCGGCGGCGAGGGTGCCCATGGTGTCCAGGCCCGCGCCGGGCAGGGAGAGCTGTACCCGCCGACGCCAACAACCTCCTTTACCCAGCCGATCGGTATGGCTGCAACCTTTGACCGGGATCTGATCCGCAAAGCCGGCGATGTGACCGGAAAGGAATCCCGCGCCTTCGGAAATGCCGTCGGCAAGGGCGGTCACGGGCGCCTGGCGCCCACTGTCGATCTTTGCCGTGATCCTCGCTGGGGCCGGAATGAGGAAGGCTACGGCGAAGATCCGTACCTGACCGGCAAGATGGCCTCCGCCTACATCGCCGGCATGCAGGATGAGCACAATTACGATGGCACACCCCTTGCCCCCGGTGCACGGGGAGACCGTGTCCGGACCGCCGCTGTGCTGAAGCATTTCTATGCCAACAACCAGGAATACCGGCGCGCATATGACAGCTTTGACATCAGCGACAAGGTCAAATATGACTATGAACTGGAATCTTTCCGCTACTGCGCTCAGGAAGGCCATGCGGAAGGCGTCATGACCTCCTATAATGAGATCAACCATCTGCCCGCCATGCTGAACCATGAGGTTCAGGACATCCTGAAAGATCAGTGGGGTATTCAGTATGCCATGACGGACGGCGGTGATTTCCTGCAGACCGTGAACTTCCATCATTATTTTGAATCCCATGCGGAAACCCTGGCTGAAGGTGTAAAGGCCGGCGTGGACGCCATGCTGGATAATCCGGTCGAAGTCGTCAAAGCGGCAAAAGAGGCTTATGAGCGCGGGCTGATCACGGAAGCGGAAATGGACAAGTCCATTACCTGCACCGTTGTGGAGCTTATCCGCCAGGGCACCTTCGATCCGGAGGATCCCTATGCCGAACTGGATATGGCAGATGTCGGAACAGATGAGGCAAAGCGGATCTCCCTGGAAATGAGCAAGGCCTCCAACGTCCTGCTGAAGAACGAAAACGGCTTCCTGCCCTTCTCAAAAGAGGACGATATCGCTCTCATCGGCTTTGTGGGAAACAACTGGTATATGGACTGGTACGCCGGAAAACCGACGTACAGCGTAACGCTGAAGGCCGGTCTGGAAAAGAAAATGCACCGGACGATCCCCTATGAGAGCGGACAGACCCTTTTCCGCTTCAAAGCCGGAAACAAATATATCGGTGCCAGCCGTCCGGCGCGGATTCCGTGGGGAACGCCCGATCCCGGCCCTGCTGAACTGGTATTGGTGGATAAAGCGGAAGATGCTCTCGTCTTTGAACAGCTGAACTGGGGCTGCGGAAGCAATTTCCTCTACGCTCCCGAATTCAGGAAGTATGCGACCGTAGGGCCGGACGGAAAGATCAGCCTGGCCTCCGATGAACCGTTCACCTTTACGGTCATGGAAAACTTCACAATCGGTAAGGCGGATGCGGTCCGCACGCCGTGTCCGCGAAACGCGAACTGTGTAGAGCTGACCGAATACTGGAATGACGAAGCGTGTGACGTGAAGCTTTACTGCTTTGGCAACCGGAACGTCTACCTGGAAAGCGGAAAGCTGAAGACGGATCCCCTGGTCCGGCGCAAACCCGAAAGCAATACCAAGGAAGGCGGCAATGTTCTGGAAGCCTGGGCCGGTTCCGAAAAGGAAGCGACGGCGCTCACCGTGGAGATCGTCTCAGACGGCATCGCCCGCGCGAAGGAACTGGCCAAAAAGGCGAAAAAGGTCATTGTTGCCCTGGGCTGCAACCCGGTCATGAACGCAAAGGAAGAAATCGACCGCAGCACGATTGAGATGATCCCTCTGCAGGAGAAGCTCCTGGAAGCGGTGTATGAGACAAACCCGAATGTCGCGGTCGTCCTGATCACAAACTATCCCTATGCCGTCAACTGGATGCAGGAACATGTGCCCGCTATCCTGATGAACGCCACCGGCTCCCAGGATCTTGGCAACGGCCTGGCTTCCGCCATCTTCGGGGAAGCAAACCCGGCCGGACGTCTCCCGATGACCTGGTATAGAAGCGACGCGGACCTGCCGCCGATGGAGGACTATGACCTGATCAACCATCCCCGGACCTACCGGTACTTTGATAAGCCGGTACTGTATCCCTTCGGCTACGGCCTGAGCTATTCCGCCTTCAGCTACAGCGGCCTGAAAGTTGAAAAACAGAACGGCGGCCTGCGTGTCTCCGTGAATGTGAAGAACACCGGCGCCGTAACCGGCGATGAGGTAGCCCAGCTGTATATCCGGCGCGTATCGCCCTCCAAAACGGTGCATCCGCTGCGCCGGCTCATCGGCTTTGAACGGCTTCACAGCCTCATCCCCGGGCAGAGTGCGGAAGCCGTCTTCACCGTTAATCCCTGCGACCTGGAGATCTATATGGAGGATGCTGGGAAGAAGGTTATTGAGCCCGGACAATACCTGGTTTATGCCGGCGGCTCCTGCCTCGATGAGCGGATCGCCGCGGAAATAGAACTGTAATGTAAGACAGGCGGCATTTTCGGAGACAGGGATTCAGTTCCCTGTCTCCTTTTTCTGTGCCGAAACAAAAGAAAAGAGCTCTTGATTTCTCAAGAGCTCCGCGTACGGGAAGCAGAACTTGAAGATGTTGGGATTGCATCCATATGGGGAGTTTTGCTGACAGCAAGGCTTGCGAAATTCCTTTTATGGGGAAAAATAATTGTTCGTGATTCGTAGATTATTGTATAATCTGTCCCGAAAGTGAAACATGTGAGTTATGAGTTTATTCAGACAGAAAACCGATGATCGGAGGAAAAAAGGTTGAAGCGGTTTATGATCATAGCAGCGGTTCTGCTCCTGACAGCGACGGCCTGGAATGTGGCAACCGCGGAGAATGCACCTCATCCGGTGATTATGATCAGCGAAGTGATGGCCAGCAATGATTCGGTCGCTACTTATCCGAAAGCGGGATATACAGACTGGGTCGAGATCTTCAATTCCGGAGATTCTGCCGTTGATCTGAGCGGATGGGGATTGAGCGACAATCCGGAAAAACCGTTGAAATGGCAGTTTCCCGACGGAACAACGATTCGTCCCGGGGAATACAGGGTCATTCTGTGTGACAAGGACACGGAAAAGAGCAGCGACGCGGAGCTGCACGCATCTTTCACGATCAGCCGGAAGAGCGGGGAGATTATTGTCCTGACTGACGTGGAGGGCACCGTGCATGACCGGATCACGCTTCCTGAAATGAAGACGGATATCTCCTTCGGACGGAGTCATGAGGATGGTGGCCTGTACTGTTATGACACGCCTACGCCTTTTGCGGCAAACAAAGGCGGCTTCGTGGGGTATACCGCGGCGCCGTCGTTCTCGGCGGAGCCAGGTTTTTATGATTCAGACCAGTATCTTCAGATCATCGTCCCGGAAGGCACACAGGTGTTTTATACCCTGGACGGATCGGAGCCGACGCGGAAATCCACGCCTTACAACGGGGAAACACTGGAAATTACCGCTACGACCGTGATTCGGGCCAGGGCTTTCGCGGAGGGAATGATCCGGCCCGGCGATACGCTCACCGGTACGTTCTTTATCCAAGCGGATCACAGCCTGCCGGTGGTATCAGTCACTGTGGATCCGGAAGACCTGTGGAATCGCAAACGGGGAATGCTGACCGTTGGAAAGGGTGTCAACAACAAAGAAGGCCTGCCCTTCAAAAACACTGTTTACCGGAAAGTGAAGAACTCCGGGGTCAAATATGAAAGCTATGTGGAGATGTACGACGACACCGGAGAAAGGATTGTCAGTCAGGGTGCGGATATCTCCCTGAACGGCGACTATTCGCTGGACATGCCCCAGAAGAGTTTCAAATTCAAAGCGAAAAGCAAATACGGTGAAAAAACGTTCAAAGCAAAACTGTTCCCGGACAGGGATTATGAGGAATATAAAAGCTTCGTGCTGCGGAACAGCGGAAATGACTGCATGTGGACCCGGCTGCAGGACGGGTTTCAGAGCCGGCTGATGGATCTGTTCGGAAGCACCGTGGCCCATCAGGCATGGAAACCCTATGTAGTATATCTGAACGGTCAGTACTGGGGCCATATGAACCTGCGGGAACGGGTGGACGAGTATATGGTCGCGCAGTTTGAGGGGCTGGACCTGAAGGACGCGGACCAGCTGGACCTGCTGGAGGCAAGCAGCAGAGTGAAGAACGGATCCAATACGGAATACAAGGCTATGATCAAAAAGATCAAAGCCGGCAAACCGGCCAAAAAACAGGAGGATCTGCAGTACATCCTGGACAACATCGATGTGGACAATTATTTCTGGTTTATGGGCTTCGAGATGTTCTTCGGCAACAGCGATATCGGCAATTTCCGTATCTACCGCCTGAACGCTCCCGGAAGTAAATGGAAATGGCTGATCAACGATCTGGACTACGGCCTGTGGAACTCCGGATTCGACAGTCCGAAGAGTTATACCAAGAAGAGCGGCATGGGTCAACTTAATTACGACAATACGATCTTTCGGAAGCTGCTGACCGTTCCGGAATACAAGGACCGGTACCTGACCATATACGGCAAAATCTATCAAAAACTGACAACGGACACGATGATGGAAGTACTGGACGAACTGGTGGAGCTGATAGAACCGGAGATGGAGCGGCACTGGACTCGCTGGGGACCGGAAAACGACAGAAACATCGTTTCCGAAGCACCGAGGACGGCGGAAGGTGCCTACAAATACTGGCAGAAGCGTGTGGAACGCCTCCGGAACGTGATCCGGAAACGGCCGACACGGCTGTGGGATTTTACGAAAAAAGCCTTCGGCCTGAGCAATGCGGAAATGGAGAAATACTTTGGTCCGAAACCGCCGATGCCGCCTGAAGCCGTCTGATCCGGACGGACAGGCTCATCGGCCGGATCTGCATCATCGATGAACTTGTTTGTTCCGGTTGGACAAACAAGTTTTTTTCGTCGCTCAATTCCCTCATGGGTACAGCATAGGTACGTATGAAAAAGAGCTCTTGATTTCTCAAGAGCTCTACGTGCGGGAAACAGGACTTGAACCTGCAAGTACGTACGTACACATGAACCTGAATCATGCGCGTCTGCCAATTCCGCCATTCCCGCAAGTATGGTGGGCAGGGGTGGATTCGAACCACCGAAGCTAATAGCGGCAGATTTACAGTCTGCTCCCTTTGGCCACTCGGGAACCTACCCATATGATGTCCCTCTTGACCCAAAGGGTGGAGCTGGCGATGGGACTCGAACCCGCAACCTGCTGATTACAAATCAGCTGCTCTGCCAATTGAGCTACGCCAGCACGAAGCTCGTTCTGCGGATTCAACCAGAAAAGTGGCGACCCGGAAGGGGCTCGAACCCTCGACCTCCAGCGTGACAGGCTGGCGCTCTAACCAACTGAGCTACCGGGCCAAATGGCTGTGGGCCTTCAGGGACTTGAACCCCGGACCAACCGGTTATGAGCCGGCCGCTCTGACCAACTGAGCTAAAGGCCCATATCGGAAAGGAAAGAAAGTGACTCCGCCGGGATTCGAACCCGGGTAGCCGCCGTGAAAGGGCGGTGTCTTAGGCCTCTTGACCACGGAGCCACGTACGAGGCGATTTTGAGTCGGGGTGAAGGGATTCGAACCCCCGGCCCCATGCTCCCAAAGCACGTGCGCTAGCCAGACTGCGCTACACCCCGGTGCATCCTTCCCGCGGTCTATCCCGCAGGCGACTTTGTTAATATACATGATTTTTGACCGGATGTCAATCACTATTTTCTC of Aristaeella lactis contains these proteins:
- a CDS encoding MFS transporter; the protein is MKTGKNFRKFLLLWSGELISSIGGGLTSFGLGVYIFRQTGSAASMAAVTLLGFLPTLLLSVPAGVLADRYDRRLLMMIGDGCSAVGILYILLCMMSGGATLSQICTGVFISSFFSALLEPSFRATITDLLTREEYSRASGLVSLAGSARYLFSPVIAGFLLTISDIKLLLIIDICTFFLTVVSTAVVRKGIGSKAAEKKDSFLQSMKAGWRVLRANRGILILVAISSAITLFMGVFQILAEPLILSFADAKTLGIAETICACGMLVSGVLLGVKGLKGHYVRILGLTFIAAGLFMLGFGLFESIIPICLFGFLFFMTLPLANNCLDYLMRTNIPEDAQGRAWGLIGFISQLGYVVAYALAGTAADTLGQIGERGVGRGAALVIMIAGICMAATAAAILIPKNIRKLEQ
- a CDS encoding TetR/AcrR family transcriptional regulator yields the protein MKKGERRKQELLQIAYRMFISRGYENTSVDEIIEEADIAKGTYYYYFETKEQMLEEVIGMMIDQEMEAAGRILQAEIPVPQKIIGMISSLRPTQEERPIEGALMQPENIVMHEKIRKKIVEMAVPLLSKVVEEGIGQGIFACDNIAERVRMLLVISSSTFDEGCFTERDIEVFIDMTEKLLGAESGTMGFIRELIR
- a CDS encoding glycoside hydrolase family 3 protein; this encodes MDRNTPLYDTSLSNEARAKWLVSQMTVEEKFSWFSLRVRNDRLGIIASTCGGEGAHGVQARAGQGELYPPTPTTSFTQPIGMAATFDRDLIRKAGDVTGKESRAFGNAVGKGGHGRLAPTVDLCRDPRWGRNEEGYGEDPYLTGKMASAYIAGMQDEHNYDGTPLAPGARGDRVRTAAVLKHFYANNQEYRRAYDSFDISDKVKYDYELESFRYCAQEGHAEGVMTSYNEINHLPAMLNHEVQDILKDQWGIQYAMTDGGDFLQTVNFHHYFESHAETLAEGVKAGVDAMLDNPVEVVKAAKEAYERGLITEAEMDKSITCTVVELIRQGTFDPEDPYAELDMADVGTDEAKRISLEMSKASNVLLKNENGFLPFSKEDDIALIGFVGNNWYMDWYAGKPTYSVTLKAGLEKKMHRTIPYESGQTLFRFKAGNKYIGASRPARIPWGTPDPGPAELVLVDKAEDALVFEQLNWGCGSNFLYAPEFRKYATVGPDGKISLASDEPFTFTVMENFTIGKADAVRTPCPRNANCVELTEYWNDEACDVKLYCFGNRNVYLESGKLKTDPLVRRKPESNTKEGGNVLEAWAGSEKEATALTVEIVSDGIARAKELAKKAKKVIVALGCNPVMNAKEEIDRSTIEMIPLQEKLLEAVYETNPNVAVVLITNYPYAVNWMQEHVPAILMNATGSQDLGNGLASAIFGEANPAGRLPMTWYRSDADLPPMEDYDLINHPRTYRYFDKPVLYPFGYGLSYSAFSYSGLKVEKQNGGLRVSVNVKNTGAVTGDEVAQLYIRRVSPSKTVHPLRRLIGFERLHSLIPGQSAEAVFTVNPCDLEIYMEDAGKKVIEPGQYLVYAGGSCLDERIAAEIEL
- a CDS encoding CotH kinase family protein yields the protein MKRFMIIAAVLLLTATAWNVATAENAPHPVIMISEVMASNDSVATYPKAGYTDWVEIFNSGDSAVDLSGWGLSDNPEKPLKWQFPDGTTIRPGEYRVILCDKDTEKSSDAELHASFTISRKSGEIIVLTDVEGTVHDRITLPEMKTDISFGRSHEDGGLYCYDTPTPFAANKGGFVGYTAAPSFSAEPGFYDSDQYLQIIVPEGTQVFYTLDGSEPTRKSTPYNGETLEITATTVIRARAFAEGMIRPGDTLTGTFFIQADHSLPVVSVTVDPEDLWNRKRGMLTVGKGVNNKEGLPFKNTVYRKVKNSGVKYESYVEMYDDTGERIVSQGADISLNGDYSLDMPQKSFKFKAKSKYGEKTFKAKLFPDRDYEEYKSFVLRNSGNDCMWTRLQDGFQSRLMDLFGSTVAHQAWKPYVVYLNGQYWGHMNLRERVDEYMVAQFEGLDLKDADQLDLLEASSRVKNGSNTEYKAMIKKIKAGKPAKKQEDLQYILDNIDVDNYFWFMGFEMFFGNSDIGNFRIYRLNAPGSKWKWLINDLDYGLWNSGFDSPKSYTKKSGMGQLNYDNTIFRKLLTVPEYKDRYLTIYGKIYQKLTTDTMMEVLDELVELIEPEMERHWTRWGPENDRNIVSEAPRTAEGAYKYWQKRVERLRNVIRKRPTRLWDFTKKAFGLSNAEMEKYFGPKPPMPPEAV